atgtgtgtcctgtgtgtgtgtgtgtgtgtccatgtgtgtcctgcgtgtgtgtgtggccaTGTGgggccatgtgtgtgtgtggccatgtggggccatgtgtgtgtgtgtgttgccatgtgtgtcctgtgtgtgtgtgtgtccatgtgtatcctgtgtgtgtgtttgtgtgtgagaggtCACGTGTCCTGTGTGTGTGAGGGCACGCATGGCCATAtgtgtcctgtgtgtgtgtgtgtctccgatgtgtgtgtgtgtcctgtgtgtgtgtgtggccatgTGTGTCctgtgtagtgtgtgtgtgtgtgcatgcgtgNNNNNNNNNNNNNNNNNNNNNNNNNNNNNNNNNNNNNNNNNNNNNNNNNNNNNNNNNNNNNNNNNNNNNNNNNNNNNNNNNNNNNNNNNNNNNNNNNNNNNNNNNNNNNNNNNNNNNNNNNNNNNNNNNNNNNNNNNNNNNNNNNNNNNNNNNNNNNNNNNNNNNNNNNNNNNNNNNNCCTgtgttttgtgcatgtgtgtgtgcgtggcctTGTatgccctgtgtgtgtgtgtgtgtgtgtgtgtgtggccttgtgtgtcctgtgtgtgtgtgtgtgcgcatggccatgtgtgttgtgtgtgtgtgtgtgcgcgcgcatgcaTGGTCTTGtgtgtcctgtgtgtgtgtgtatgtcctgTGTGTGTATGCCCTGTGTGTGCATGTTAGCGCTTTTCCCACTGCACCAAGAAGTGAGGGGACTGGAAGCCGCTGTCACAAACCTTGTTGCTCCGTGTAGACATTCATCGCCATCGTCCTGTTCAGGTAGTGGTAAAACGTCAGGGTAAGGCACTGGAAGGAGCGGATGAACGGGCTCTTCAAATGGAACTTGTGTCCTGCTTTGTTGTAGTTCGAATCCAGCAGCATGTACTGCCCATCTGGAACAGGAGGGAGAGACTTCAGACACTGTCTGGTTAAGGCTTTCACACCTCTGCCCTCTGAATTATGTTTTGAATCCGGAAATGCAGGACGCCCATgaataatgaaagaaaatgttttcttaCAGCCAGGCTTTGAGAGGTCGGCAACGTGGTCCGTTCCCTGGATCCAGCCCTCGTCACTTGCGTCGCCCATGTACGTGTCCGTCTTCCAGCCGCAAAGATCCTCATCAAAATCGCAGCCACTGAGGCAGGCTGTGCAAAAACAGTGCCACAGATACAGTGAGtcaatgctgcccttgtcctaacTGTACACACAGGGCGTCGTAACAGGGCAGCTGGAAGTTGCGTTTGTATAGCAACTTTAACGTCATGGAGTCTTAAGCTGTTTCACGGGAGCACTGTCGCACTTAAACATCACGAGGTAAGGCATTAGGTCAGATGAGCTAAAGTTCGGAGGAAGAGGTAGGTTTTGTGAaggaggagagacagagggaggcagGCAGCTTCAAGAAGGGAACTCAAGAACTGGGAACGCAGGTACTCACTGTAGAAACCGGGAATGCTGAACAGGTCAGCATTTGAGGAGTGCAGAGATCTCGGAGGGTTGTCGGGGCTGGAGGAGTTCACAGACATAGCGAGGGGTAAAGTGAGGCCACGTGAATTAAGGGGCgtgttttgaaaagtttgattTAGCGAGCAGAAGGGGATGATAACTGACTGGGGGTCTCTCTCTAGAGTTGCCATGTAATG
The window above is part of the Chiloscyllium plagiosum isolate BGI_BamShark_2017 unplaced genomic scaffold, ASM401019v2 scaf_10315, whole genome shotgun sequence genome. Proteins encoded here:
- the LOC122545644 gene encoding zonadhesin-like — its product is CLSGCDFDEDLCGWKTDTYMGDASDEGWIQGTDHVADLSKPGYGQYMLLDSNYNKAGHKFHLKSPFIRSFQCLTLTFYHYLNRTMAMNVYTEQQGL